One region of Planctomycetota bacterium genomic DNA includes:
- a CDS encoding desulfoferrodoxin family protein, translated as PVIEKTAAGYKVKVGSVAHPMKPEHYIEWIELVADGAAYRQFLEPGGPSTMLGTALSQSKGGAPEAVFNLSAKEVSAREYCNLHGLWKS; from the coding sequence CCCGTCATCGAGAAGACCGCCGCCGGCTACAAGGTGAAGGTCGGCAGCGTCGCGCATCCGATGAAGCCGGAGCATTACATCGAGTGGATCGAACTCGTGGCCGACGGGGCCGCGTATCGGCAATTCCTCGAGCCCGGCGGCCCCTCGACCATGCTCGGGACCGCCCTGAGCCAGTCGAAGGGCGGCGCGCCGGAAGCCGTCTTCAACCTCTCCGCCAAGGAGGTTTCCGCGCGGGAGTACTGCAACCT